The following proteins are encoded in a genomic region of Brachionichthys hirsutus isolate HB-005 chromosome 14, CSIRO-AGI_Bhir_v1, whole genome shotgun sequence:
- the tyms gene encoding thymidylate synthase yields the protein MEKKSLGVFCDERGYLDQVQHVLQHGRRKGDRTGTGVVSVFGAQARYSLRDQFPLLTTKKVFWRGILEELLWFIKGSTNAKELSAKGVKIWEANGSRDFLDNLGFTDREEGDLGPVYGFQWRHFGAEYTNMHADYTGQGVDQLQKVIDTIRTNPEDRRIIMCAWNPKDLPSMALPPCHALCQFYVCDGELSCQLYQRSGDMGLGVPFNIASYALLTYMIAHVTDLKPGDFIHTLGDAHIYLNHIEPLKEQLQRELRPFPRLKILRKVERIDDFRVEDFEICDYNPHPPIKMQMAV from the exons ATGGAGAAGAAGAGCCTCGGTGTTTTCTGCGATGAGCGCGGGTATCTGGATCAGGTCCAGCACGTCCTGCAGCACGGCCGCAGGAAGGGCGACCGAACGGGGACCGGCGTCGTGTCGGTGTTCGGTGCTCAGGCCAGATACAGCCTGCGCG ATCAGTTCCCTCTGCTGACCACCAAGAAAGTCTTCTGGAGGGGGATCCTTGAAGAGCTGCTGTGGTTCATCAAG GGATCCACAAATGCCAAGGAGCTGTCGGCAAAGGGGGTGAAGATCTGGGAGGCCAACGGCTCGAGGGACTTCCTTGACAATCTTGGGTTTACGGATCGAGAGGAAGGCGACCTGGGGCCCGTGTACGGCTTCCAGTGGAGGCACTTTGGTGCAGagtacacaaacatgcatgcag aTTATACAGGACAGGGCGTCGACCAGCTGCAGAAGGTCATCGACACCATCAGGACGAATCCGGAGGACAGGCGGATCATCATGTGCGCTTGGAACCCCAAAG ACCTGCCCTCCATGGCGCTGCCCCCCTGCCACGCCCTGTGTCAGTTCTACGTCTGCGACGGCGAGCTGTCCTGCCAGCTGTACCAGCGCTCCGGGGATATGGGCCTCGGGGTGCCCTTCAATATCGCCAGCTACGCGCTCCTCACCTACATGATCGCGCACGTCACGGACCtcaag CCTGGAGACTTCATCCACACCCTGGGAGACGCCCACATCTACCTCAACCACATTGAACCTCTTAAAGAACAG TTGCAGAGGGAGCTCCGCCCCTTCCCCCGGCTGAAGATCCTGAGGAAAGTGGAGCGCATTGACGATTTCCGTGTCGAGGACTTCGAGATCTGCGATTACAACCCGCATCCGCCCATTAAGATGCAGATGGCCGTGTGA
- the enosf1 gene encoding mitochondrial enolase superfamily member 1, with protein MLHKIINLTVKDVRFPTSLEQHGSDAMHTDPDYSLAYVVIDTDVGAKGFGLTFTLGKGTEIVVCAVRTLAGLVVGKSLQEIVSDFRGFYRLLSSDSQMRWLGPEKGVIHLATAAVLNAVWDLWARAEGKPLWKLLVDMDPEQIVSCIDFRYITDALTQEEALEILRKAQEGKQQREEQLLKEGYPAYTTSCAWLGYSDSQLRQLCTDALESGWTKFKVKVGADLQDDRRRCRLIREIIGPDNALMIDANQKWDVAQAISWVSSLAEFRPLWIEEPTSPDDILGHAAISKALAPLGVGVATGEQCQNRVMFKQFLQASALQFVQIDSCRLGSVNENLAVLLMAHKFQVPVCPHAGGVGLCELVQHIILFDYISVSRSLRNRMCEYTDHLHEHFASPVVIRNAHYMPPEDPGYSAEMLESSVQTHRYPEGDAWKLRADG; from the exons ATGTTGCacaaaattattaatttaaCTGTCAAAGATGTTCGATTCCCGACGTCTCTTGAGCAACACGGGTCAGACGCCATG CACACCGACCCGGATTATTCGCTCGCGTACGTGGTGATCGATACGGACGTCGGGGCGAAAGGCTTCGGCCTCACATTCACTCTGGGGAAAGGGACGGAAATTG TGGTTTGCGCTGTGAGGACTCTGGCAGGACTGGTGGTCGGGAAATCCTTGCAGGAGATTGTGAGCGACTTTCGTGGATTTTACCGCCTCTTATCCAGCGACAGCCAGATGAGATGG TTAGGACCAGAGAAAGGAGTGATCCACCTCGCCACCGCCGCCGTGCTGAATGCCGTGTGGGACCTGTGGGCGAGAGCCGAGGGCAAG CCGCTGTGGAAGCTGCTCGTCGACATG GATCCCGAGCAGATCGTGTCATGCATCGACTTCAGGTACATCACCGATGCGCTAACGCAGGAGGAGGCTCTCG AAATACTCAGGAAGGCGCAGGAGGGCAAGCAGCAGAGAG aggagcagctgctgaaagAGGGTTACCCTGCCTACACCACCTCCTGTGCGTGGCTCGGGTACTCGGACTCGCAGCTCAGACAG ctctgcacagACGCACTTGAGAGCGGTTGGACCAAATTCAAGGTGAAGGTCGGCGCCGATCTCCAGGACGACAGACGCAGGTGCCGCCTCATCAGGGAAATCATTGGACCCGATAACGCTTTG atgaTCGATGCCAACCAGAAATGGGACGTGGCCCAAGCCATCAGCTGGGTGTCCAGCCTGGCCGAGTTCAGACCTCTCTGGATCGAGGAGCCCACGTCTCCAGATGACATCTTGGGTCACGCTGCGATCTCCAAG GCTTTGGCTCCCCTCGGGGTCGGCGTGGCAACAGGAGAGCAG TGTCAGAACCGGGTGATGTTCAAGCAGTTCCTGCAGGCCTCGGCCCTGCAGTTTGTCCAGATCGACAGCTGCCGGCTGGGCAGCGTCAACGAGAACCTGGCCGTGCTGCTGATGGCTCACAAGTTCCAGG TGCCGGTCTGTCCTCACGCCGGGGGCGTCGGCCTCTGCGAGCTCGTCCAGCATATCATCCTGTTCGACTACATTTCTGTGTCTCGGAGTCTCAGGAACCG AATGTGCGAGTACACGGATCACCTGCACGAACACTTCGCCAGTCCCGTGGTGATCCGAAACGCCCACTACATGCCTCCCGAG GACCCGGGATATTCCGCGGAGATGCTGGAATCATCGGTGCAGACGCACCGGTACCCGGAAGGGGACGCGTGGAAGCTGCGCGCGGACGGATGA